A single window of Plasmodium malariae genome assembly, chromosome: 8 DNA harbors:
- the ADA2 gene encoding transcriptional coactivator ADA2, putative, with protein sequence MNNTFKYDELCPCTTITYERAPRTFSSIIEYGDELLLSFNQQLLKAVLVEILLTEHVKRLISVELKNKNKCKLSHTSNSNNNYNYNNKSSSCSNNNDDNSKNLRISKKFLENKYVMRPLANNDIFNNTKHIYNEEYYGIKYKHCKINNQPEYTHGCYREGKKFSIGDVKNINIGSKYGVEVKSKKVKKNKIKNKPIKRKKYAVRKKSRKDDVNSSSTFLSNNKGAMCIFNNYISDYFLWKNLVNSFNNIIQNTIFENILKFNVSGKRMLTSKKLMRYKEWDVSNLHANVSFFMKSIQMNDTKDNLFIVLSEMKQAEMVHYICALVKLMKDFYFNIILKEEEQMTYSGKNLFSYNRPCILVNRRSRVTNTKGYNKNLSNYPSKSFTMSCNWDCLNMSSFFKSLFLNNSVNNFNWKQGNVNTNEFQKGKINISDLLKKIAKCFFRIYNKYSNSVRNGKTFMSYGEIKKLIKYFIIMDKFMLSSDLCKCNNLFTQILVKVIINNNYVYKREMLSYGINEECPLFNSCTETYTNFMMNTDHFAKYDFLTCNFNNNFNVKKSSTLRLLCRNSVKNTFSLFRSKYTVNNYKGKDYYYYYDDDYYYDDDYSCNDDHSYYDDHSYDYHYHCNVCYEKCSNTKNAEYTVFVRPLNNFSRSTEVHTGKKTLIACKCILYKYSERNSINYCICSFDKVTKVKGKNDEGEEDCLKVMTKLKKYYLYNSKIANCRGNNKRINIYVNNEYFQKFHRVLYKCRSFFRHVKSRSNFLDFTKVILNKKTDIVIILNRKRVFYSKKADKNNLGKLLFSYYWKRKLNKKCFHSNRRDFFLCIPIFDRNGIDIGNVMKCYKDFVFSCSSNGGGEGNNKNSSSSNNYSGHNSGNNCRGNSNNNSKNYEGNNSSGNNNSGMGGNSGSGDNNDDNNSSNNNNNNNNNRGGSGFYIQEDDEENRNRGKNNGSTNIGSNGNDLANNSVLNEYILNDQSYVDKNSKNINNKASSSDNGTNMNDIKMGDPNHMYNNNHEENTNSMINNNCVDNVFGSNENNIYNNDNNKTNTMYVGKQENPFFISENKMGSIYRNTPNSVINRGGGGAGIDMNNNSNSYINSNSNSSNNLNYMNYMNSSQNTKNNVNSMAQGGGMLGNNRMNSASVNQLMNFPNSFMGGGMAPPVGNMRSHGTQNNNMNYESSDNTQEIKQSSQLLKHKQNQYNNMIPSSQNQIDNKMNIMQQHNINNSGNNNVPANFMPNHLHHQFQIQQQMHLQHLLHQQNLQQYNLIQQQNHQPKYSNQQGVHKQSNMSILKMPQILSLNSPEQRNNNNPISQKMTRQVMNTVDPSNSNNNNNSQKNINSSNISSITNNNSSSHVNSMSLKFPYKSNNTSVQMNSANNNSNNNNCSSSNSNNNTLNNPSQQNQVQGLTNQQQHQHNNLSTQNSNNLSHNVNSNVQNIQQHSNNSNTLPGQQQNVSLLMSNKQNSQQLLQPSSSSNQQKSQQLFQHQQGVQQQIMPTQKTMNTTSISGSINNRQSSHILSSHASLNQQNIQQNIQQNMQQNMQQNMQQFIHSAPVHMYQQQSPMLQRTNASAPQHVPHQQVPYEWMYNPYMQHQYMLQQCQLTPQQLFMQQQKQQNMLHHQQQNIAPLHLHQQKQGMPQLQQHNVPYLQQNQQQQHMQNMAHMHQQQHMQNVQNAQNVQHIQNMHNVQNMSVQQMNFPFKQGASQMYPHMSKVNIMGGSNNYELMENINDMQRMNNNVSHVKGSATDMFNSSGNNMNSNNNSNNYSNNGGNNYGNNNNISAEGVMEEDIFDSNYHCDICNKDITHTIRIRCAECVDFDLCVHCFSSGKEMKSDKCQHFNYHNYIPIPKYDFPLYKLNWSAEEELLLLDGISKYGFGNWEQVADLVNSAAKIPKTDRECENHYCNYYLKSSCAPLPDNKRLLIKPDGNPYDIEHVVEKNINENDDYVQPKSKKNNRTQIIGYWPLRGDFDIEYDNDAELLLADMEFKESDLPQQKELKLQVLEIYNSKLDERIYRKRTVIERGLLDTKSQMQKDKKRTKEEKELYTALKPLSRFHSPQHHEYFIQLLLEEQKLRQRLTKLQEWKTLGLQNIEQVQEYEIEKNRRAKEAMKQQETCEKIPTKCLKNTKKEYKIKQKEDEEIEDGKKLNIDTFLALDLLNEKEVEFCKNMKLPILFFLLIKRLLIMEICNSNLNVLKDINELKLKGYKVGQLYDFFLSFDINHKDDLINNNTNNNGKNNTYMRKTEDKRKNLRNNFDVSSYSRTENVEMDAQSGGNSGNNNANHDKSNSGNNNEGNDNNNANDENDGNNNNSSNNNSRNNSSNSNNNNKNSNKSINDNINDNNDDNNDDNNDDNINDNNDDNIDDNINDNINDNINDNINDNINDNINDSINDSINDKINDNINDNINDNINDNINDNSFSNIQCTMNTLSNENTKIGDILHTHETVETNSSLKENSVSGNFNKNFNGNITNKDSILPNQTFDKSDEYEQSYLIDKEKNTKGTIINTEGEGTVIVTKDKKCRDRKIKKEKEEKGAYSLLMSKDSDNISTKDDDLDPKSSENLWSPSKKNGIKKKETLLLMKKEDVKMTKVHITLKKKTWKKKKK encoded by the coding sequence atgaataatacatttaaatatgatGAATTATGTCCATGTACAACAATAACGTATGAAAGAGCCCCCCGCACATTTAGTTCCATTATTGAATATGGAGATGAGCTATTATTGAGCTTTAATCAGCAACTCCTTAAAGCTGTGCTAgttgaaatattattaacggAACATGTGAAAAGGTTAATTTCAGTtgagttaaaaaataagaataagtGCAAGTTATCACATAccagtaatagtaacaataattataattacaataataagAGTAGTAGTTgtagtaacaataatgatgataatagtaaaaatttaCGTATATCCAAAAAATTCCTTGAGAATAAATATGTGATGAGACCGTTAGCAAATAAtgacatttttaataataccaaacatatatataatgaagaatattacgggataaaatataaacattgtaaaataaacaatCAGCCAGAGTACACTCATGGGTGTTATAGGGaaggtaaaaaattttccattggtgatgtaaaaaatataaatataggtAGTAAATACGGGGTAGAAGTAAAAAGTAAgaaggttaaaaaaaataaaataaaaaataaacctattaagagaaaaaagtacgccgtaagaaaaaaaagcagaAAAGATGACGTAAATAGTAGTAGTACATTTTTGTCAAATAATAAAGGTGCTATGtgcatttttaataattatatttctgaTTATTTTTTGTGGAAGAATTTAGTTAATAgttttaacaatataatacaaaacaCTATTTTTGAGAACATATTAAAGTTTAACGTAAGTGGCAAACGTATGTTAACTAGTAAGAAATTAATGAGGTACAAAGAATGGGATGTTTCAAATCTCCATGCTAATGTTTCGTTCTTTATGAAAAGTATACAAATGAATGATACAAAGgacaatttatttattgttttaagCGAAATGAAACAAGCTGAAATGGTGCATTATATCTGTGCATTAGTTAAATTGATGaaagatttttattttaatataattcttaaaGAAGAGGAGCAGATGACCTATTCgggtaaaaatttattttcatataatagaCCTTGTATTTTAGTGAATAGAAGGAGTAGGGTAACAAATACCAAgggatataataaaaatttaagtaaCTATCCTAGTAAGAGTTTTACCATGAGTTGCAACTGGGATTGCCTTAACATGAGCAGTTTTTTTAAGAGTTTATTTTTGAACAATTccgttaataattttaactgGAAGCAAGGAAATGTAAATACAAATGAAtttcaaaaaggaaaaattaatataagcgatttattaaaaaaaattgcaaaatgttttttccgtatatataacaaatatagtAACAGTGTGAGAAATGGTAAAACCTTTATGTCATATggtgaaattaaaaaattaataaaatattttattataatggATAAATTTATGTTATCTAGTGATTTGTGTAAAtgcaataatttatttacccAAATCCTTGttaaagtaataataaataacaattatgtatataagagAGAAATGTTAAGTTATGGTATAAATGAAGAGTGTCCCCTTTTTAATTCATGTACTGAGACATACACTAATTTCATGATGAACACAGACCATTTTGCAAAGTACGATTTCCTTACatgtaattttaataataattttaatgtaaaaaagagTAGTACGTTGAGGTTATTATGTCGTAACAGCgttaaaaatacattcaGCCTTTTTAGAAGTAAGTATACcgttaataattataaaggaaaagattattattattattatgacgatgattattattatgacgATGATTATAGTTGTAACGATGACCATAGTTATTACGATGACCATAGTTATGACTATCATTATCATTGTAATGTGTGCTATGAAAAATGTAGTAATACGAAGAATGCAGAGTACACTGTATTTGTCCGTCCTTTGAATAACTTCAGTAGAAGTACAGAAGTACACACAGGAAAGAAAACATTAATTGCATGTAAGtgcattttatataaatattcagaACGAAATAGTATAAATTACTGCATTTGTTCCTTTGACAAGGTGACAAAGGtaaagggaaaaaatgatgaagGAGAAGAAGACTGTTTAAAAGTGATGACAAAGTTGAAAAAGTACTacttatataatagtaaaatagcTAATTGTAgaggtaataataaaaggattaacatttatgttaataatgaatatttccAAAAATTCCATAGGGTTTTGTACAAATGTAGAAGCTTTTTTAGACACGTTAAAAGTAGATCAAATTTCCTAGACTTTACAAAAGTTATacttaacaaaaaaacagatatagttattattttaaatagaaaGAGAGTGTTTTATTCGAAAAAGgctgataaaaataatttaggCAAGTTACTGTTCTCTTATTATTGGAAAcgtaaattaaataaaaaatgttttcatAGTAATAGACGAGACTTCTTCCTGTGTATACCCATATTTGACAGAAATGGTATTGATATTGGGAATGTCATGAAATGTTATAAGgattttgtattttcttgCAGCAGCAACGGAGGAGGAGAGGGAAACAATAAGAACAGCAGTAGTAGCAATAATTATTCTGGGCACAATTCAGGCAATAATTGTAGgggtaatagtaataataattctaagAACTATGAAGGAAACAATAGCTCAGGAAATAATAACAGTGGAATGGGTGGAAACAGTGGAAGTGGTGATAACAATGACGATAACAACAGCAGCAAtaacaacaacaataataacaataatagagGAGGTAGTGGCTTCTACATCCAGGAGGATGATGAAGAGAATCGAAATAGGGGCAAAAACAATGGCAGTACCAATATAGGTAGCAATGGGAACGATTTAGCTAATAACAGTGTGTTAAatgaatacatattaaaTGACCAGAGCTACGTAGATAAGAACAGTAAGAATATAAACAACAAAGCAAGTAGTAGTGACAATGGTACCAATATGAATGACATTAAAATGGGTGATCCGAATCACATGTATAATAACAACCATGAGGAAAATACAAACAGTatgattaataataattgcgTTGACAACGTTTTTGGTAGTAAtgaaaataacatatataataatgataataataaaactaaCACGATGTATGTTGGTAAACAGGAAAatccatttttcatttcagaaaataaaatgggtAGCATTTACAGAAATACACCAAATAGTGTTATTAATAGAGGTGGTGGTGGAGCAGGCATagatatgaataataatagtaatagttatatcaatagtaacagtaatagtagtaataatttaaattatatgaattacaTGAATAGTAGtcaaaatacaaaaaataatgtgaATAGCATGGCCCAGGGGGGAGGGATGTTAGGTAACAACAGAATGAACAGTGCCTCAGTAAATCAGTTAATGAATTTTCCAAATTCCTTTATGGGTGGGGGAATGGCACCACCCGTTGGAAATATGCGAAGCCATGGAACacagaataataatatgaattatgAATCGTCTGATAATACACAGGAAATAAAACAATCATCACaattattaaaacataaacaaaatcaatataataatatgatacCATCTTCACAAAACCAGATTGacaataaaatgaatatcaTGCAACAAcataacattaataatagtggaaataataatgtacCTGCGAATTTTATGCCGAATCATTTACATCATCAATTTCAAATACAACAACAAATGCACTTACAACATTTATTGCATCAACAAAATTTACAGCAATATAACTTGATACAACAGCAAAACCATCAACCAAAGTATTCAAATCAACAAGGAGTACACAAACAGTCAAATATGTCTATACTAAAAATGCCACAAATATTATCATTGAATTCACCTGAACaaaggaataataataatcctATTTCTCAAAAAATGACAAGACAAGTAATGAATACAGTAGATCCATcgaacagtaataataataataattctcaaaaaaatatcaacAGTTCAAATATATCATcaattacaaataataattcctCAAGTCATGTAAATTCCATGTCTTTGAAATTTccatataaaagtaataacaCTTCTGTACAAATGAATAGTGCAAATaacaacagtaataataataactgcagtagtagtaacagtaacaacaATACTCTGAATAATCCCTCTCAGCAGAACCAAGTTCAAGGTTTAACTAATCAACAACAACATCAACATAATAACTTATCGACGCAGAACAGTAATAATTTATCTCACAATGTAAATTCAAATGTGCAAAATATACAACAacatagtaataatagtaacacaTTACCCGGTCAGCAGCAAAATGTATCACTTTTAATgtcaaataaacaaaattcgCAACAGTTATTACAACCATCGTCATCATCAAATCAACAAAAGAGTCAACAATTATTTCAACACCAACAGGGTGTTCAGCAGCAAATAATGCCAACGCAGAAAACGATGAACACAACAAGTATATCTGGTTCAATTAATAATAGACAGTCAAGTCATATCCTATCATCGCACGCTTCTTTAAATCAACAGAATATACAGCAGAATATACAGCAGAATATGCAACAGAATATGCAACAGAATATGCAGCAGTTTATTCATAGTGCTCCTGTTCATATGTATCAACAGCAATCCCCTATGTTACAAAGAACAAACGCTTCAGCTCCTCAACATGTGCCACATCAACAAGTACCTTACGAATGGATGTATAACCCTTACATGCAACACCAATATATGCTTCAACAATGTCAGCTAACACCACAACAATTGTTCATGCAGCAGCAGAAGCAGCAAAATATGTTACATCATCAGCAACAGAATATAGCACCATTACATTTACATCAACAGAAACAGGGCATGCCGCAATTGCAGCAGCATAATGTTCCATATTTGCAGCAGAATCAACAACAGCAGCATATGCAGAATATGGCACATATGCATCAACAGCAGCACATGcaaaatgtacaaaatgcACAAAACGTGCAACACATACAAAACATGCATAATGTGCAAAATATGTCTGTGCAACAAATGAATTTCCCATTTAAACAGGGTGCTTCTCAGATGTACCCACATATGTCCAAGGTCAATATAATGGGAGGAAGTAATAATTACGAATtaatggaaaatataaatgatatgcAAAGAATGAACAATAATGTATCACATGTTAAAGGAAGTGCAACAGACATGTTTAATAGTAGtggtaataatatgaatagtaataataatagcaataattaTAGCAACAATGGGGGTAACAATTAtggcaataataataatatatcagcGGAAGGAGTTATGGAAGAAGATATATTCGATAGTAATTACCATTgtgatatatgtaataaagaTATAACACATACTATTCGTATAAGGTGTGCAGAATGTGTTGATTTTGATTTGTGTGTTCACTGTTTTAGTAGCggaaaagaaatgaaatcAGATAAATGTCaacattttaattatcataattatatacctATCCCCAAGTATGATTTcccattatataaattaaattggAGCGCAGAagaagaattattattattagatgGAATAAGTAAATATGGTTTTGGTAACTGGGAACAAGTAGCTGACCTGGTAAATTCAGCTGCTAAGATTCCAAAGACAGATAGAGAATGTGAAAAtcattattgtaattattatttaaaatcaAGTTGTGCACCTTTACCTGATAATAAAAGGTTACTTATTAAACCGGATGGTAATCCGTATGATATAGAGCATGTTGTAGAAAAGAAcattaatgaaaatgatgatTATGTACAACCgaaatctaaaaaaaataatagaacaCAAATTATTGGTTATTGGCCATTAAGAGGAGATTTTGATATTGAATATGATAATGATGCAGAGCTTTTACTTGCAGATATGGAATTTAAAGAATCAGATTTACCTCaacaaaaagaattaaaGTTACAagttttagaaatatataattctaaatTAGATGAAAGAATTTATAGAAAGAGAACTGTCATTGAAAGAGGATTATTAGACACCAAATCACAAATGCAAAAAGATAAGAAGAGAAccaaagaagaaaaagaattatatactGCTTTAAAACCATTATCACGATTTCATTCTCCTCAACATCacgaatattttattcagcTCTTGCTAGAGGAACAGAAACTGCGTCAAAGGTTAACGAAATTACAAGAATGGAAAACTTTAGGTCTTCAAAATATTGAACAAGTTCAAGAGtatgaaatagaaaaaaatagaagagcTAAAGAGGCTATGAAACAACAAGAAACGTGTGAAAAAATACCAActaaatgtttaaaaaatacaaaaaaagaatataaaataaaacaaaaagaggATGAAGAAATCGAAGAtggtaaaaaattaaatatagatACCTTTTTAGCTCTTGATttgttaaatgaaaaagaagtagaattttgtaaaaatatgaaacttcctattttattctttttattaattaaaagatTATTAATAATGGAAATATGTAATAGTAATTTAAATGTGTTAAAAGATATTAATGAGTTAAAATTGAAAGGATACAAGGTCGGTCAGTTGTATGACTTTTTTCTAAGTTTTGATATAAACCATAAAGATGAcctaataaataataatacaaataataatggtaAGAATAATACGTACATGAGAAAAACAGaagataaaagaaaaaacctCAGAAATAATTTTGATGTCAGTTCGTATAGCAGAACTGAAAATGTGGAAATGGATGCACAAAGTGGTGGAAATAGTGGAAATAATAATGCAAATCACGATAAGAGTAATAGCGGAAACAATAATGAAGGTaacgataataataatgctaATGATGAGAATgatggtaataataacaatagcagtaataacaatagtcGTAACAATAgcagtaacagtaataacaataataagaACAGCAACAAGAGCATTAACGATAACATTAACGATAACAATGACGATAACAATGACGATAACAATGACGATAACATTAACGATAACAATGACGATAACATTGACGATAACATTAACGATAACATTAACGATAACATTAACGATAACATTAACGATAACATTAACGATAACATTAACGATAGCATTAACGATAGCATTAACGATAAAATTAACGATAACATTAACGATAACATTAACGATAACATTAACGATAACATTAACGATAACAGTTTTAGTAACATTCAGTGTACAATGAATACTTTATCAAATGAGAACACTAAAATTGGTGATATCCTTCATACGCATGAAACAGTGGAAACGAACTCATCTTTGAAGGAAAATTCAGTTTCAggtaattttaataaaaattttaatggtAACATAACAAATAAAGATTCTATATTACCTAATCAAACTTTTGATAAATCCGATGAATATGAACAATCATACTTAATAGACAAGgagaaaaatacaaaaggTACTATTATAAATACCGAAGGGGAGGgaacagtaatagtaacaaaagataaaaaatgtagagacagaaaaataaaaaaagaaaaagaagaaaaagggGCATATTCCTTGTTAATGTCAAAGGATTCTGATAACATCAGCACCAAGGATGATGATCTGGATCCCAAAAGTTCAGAAAATTTATGGAGCCCCTCAAAAAAAAAcggtataaaaaaaaaagaaacattaCTACTAATGAAGAAGGAAGATGTAAAAATGACAAAGGTTCATATAACGTTGAAGAAAAAGACatggaagaagaagaagaagtaG
- the PmUG01_08030700 gene encoding prohibitin, putative — MNNSQNFDIHNLRKIGRIGISIGAILGVTSFSSWLFNNSLYNVEAGKRAIKYNRLFGLSNKIYGEGTHFLIPYFERSIIYDVRTKPRVLMSLTGSRDLQMVNITCRVLSRPNEDKLVEIYRTLGKEYDEKVLPSIINEVLKSVVAQYNASQLITQREVVSKSVREQLVQRAKDFNILLDDASITHLSFSNEYEKAVEAKQVAQQEAERSKYVVLKAEQEKKSTIIKAQGEAEVAKLIGLAVKDNPAFMELKKIELSKEVSNIISKCQNKVMLSADSLLINFVK, encoded by the coding sequence atgaataactcacaaaattttgatatacataatttaagaaaaataggAAGAATAGGAATAAGTATTGGAGCAATACTTGGAGTAACTTCATTTAGTAGTTGGTTATTTAACAACAGTTTATATAATGTAGAAGCAGGTAAAAGAgcgataaaatataatagattATTTGGActatcaaataaaatatatggtGAAGGTACCCACTTTTTAATTCCATATTTTGAAAGATCGATAATTTATGATGTTAGAACTAAACCAAGGGTGTTAATGTCCTTAACAGGGTCGAGAGATTTGCAGATGGTTAATATAACGTGTCGTGTATTATCTAGACCTAATGAAGATAAATTAGTGGAAATCTATAGAACATTAGGAAAAGAATATGATGAAAAAGTATTACCTTCTATTATTAATGAAGTTTTAAAAAGTGTGGTAGCACAGTACAATGCTTCTCAATTAATTACTCAAAGAGAAGTAGTAAGTAAATCTGTGAGAGAACAATTAGTTCAAAGGGCTAAGGATTTTAATATTCTACTGGATGATGCATCCATAACACACTTGAGTTTTAGTAATGAGTATGAAAAAGCTGTAGAAGCTAAACAGGTAGCCCAACAAGAAGCTGAAAGAAGTAAATATGTTGTTTTAAAAGCggaacaagaaaaaaaatcaacAATTATTAAAGCGCAAGGAGAAGCTGAAGTAGCGAAACTCATAGGGTTAGCTGTTAAGGATAACCCTGCTTTTatggaattaaaaaaaattgaattgtCGAAAGAAGTTTCGAATATCATTTCTAAATGTCAAAATAAAGTTATGCTTTCTGCAGATTCACTACTGATAAATTTTGTCAAGTGA